In Capsicum annuum cultivar UCD-10X-F1 chromosome 8, UCD10Xv1.1, whole genome shotgun sequence, the genomic window GCAAAgagattttttaaattattggagGATGGAAAGCAACAATTATATCTGGGGTGTGAAAATTTTAGTAAATTGAGCTTCACCATTTGGTTGTTCTTGTTTAAATCATTGCATAGGTTGAGTAATGTAGCATTTTCAGATTTGTTAGTGTTGATAAAAGAGGCATTTCCCTTTGCTCAAATACCAGAGTCTTTCAATAAGGCCAGAAATGTGATAAGAGATTTGGGTCTTGATTATGAAAAAATACATACATGCCCTAATGATTGCATGTTATTCAGGAAGGACAATGAGAAAGCTGAGAACTGCTCTGTATGTGGGACTTCTAGATGGAAGAGTATTGATGGTGTCTCAACCAATGCAAGGTCTAAAATTCCTGCAAAAGTTTTATGATACTTTTCCTTAAAGCCTAGGCTTCAGAGGATGTTCATGAGCCCTGAAATAACCATTGCAATGAAATGACATGCTAATGAATGATCGAATGATGGAAATCTAAGGCATCCCGCTGATGGACAAGCATGGAAGAATTTTGATCGCTTATATCCAGACTTCTCTAAAGATCCTCGTAATGTCAGGTTGGGTCTCTCAAGTGATGGTTTCAATTCATTTCGAACAATGAGCATTTCTCATAGCACGTGGCCTGTTATGTTGATGAACTATAATTTATCACCATGGATTTGCCTGAAAATCGAGTATCTTATGTTGTCAATGATTATTCCAGGCCCATCATCTCCGGTAAATGATATTGATGTATATTTGCAACCACTAATTGATGAACTAAATGAACTATGGGAACCTGGGATAAAAACATATGATGCTAAAACCAACCATACATTTCAAATACGTGCAGCCTTAATGTGGACAGTTAGTGATTTTTCAGCATTAGCAATGCTTTCAGGATGGAGCACTAAGGAAAAATTGGCATGCCCTTCTTGTAATTATACACATGCTCTAGATATCTCAAACACAGTTGTAAGATGTGTTATTTGGGTCATCGAAGATTTTTGCCTCATAATCATCCATTGTGAAAAGATAAGAAATCCTTTGATGGTAAGGAGGAACATAGACCCACACCTACTCCTTTATCGGGGAGAGAAGTGCTTGAAGAGGTGcatgaattcaataatatttttaaaaagggaaaaaagaaaaggtCTCTAGATAATAAGGGTCCTTGGAAGaaaagatcaattttttttgaattgtcgTATTGACCAGATAACAAATTAAGCCATAATCTTGATCCTATGCACATAGAAAGTAATATATGTGATACTTTTCTTGGAACTTTATTGGAGATAGATGGGAAGTCAAATGATCATTTAAATTCTCGATATGACTTACAAGAAATGAGAATACGAAAGGAGCTACAGCCAGTTGAAGATAGTAATGGAAATATAAGCTTGGCTCAATCTTCTTTTTCTATGAAATCAGAACAGAAAAGATTGTTTTGCAGTGTCTTGAAAAATGTCAAATTACCTAAACGGTGTGCTTCAAATATATCAGATCGCGTGCATATGAAGGAGATGAAGATATTAGGGTACAAGAGTCATGATGCTCATTTTATAATGCATTACTTGCCGCAGGTTGCTATTAGAAAAGTTTTTCCTAAGAATGTTTCATTGACATTGATTAGATTGGGCAATTTCTTTAGATCCATATGTAGTAAGGTGATTAGGCCGAGAGATCTTGAAAAATTAGAGTCTGAAATTGGTGAAATTACATCTAACCTTGAAATGATGTTTCATCCAACATTTTTAGATAGAATGCTATATTTTCCTATTCATTTGGTGAATGAAATTAAGCTTGGGGGTCCCATacatcttcgttggatgtatttcATTGAGAGAAGCCTATGCAATCTTAAGGCGCTTGTTCGTAATCGATCTTGTCCGGAAGCATCAATAGCAGAGGGTTATTTGGTTGAAGAGTGCCCGATATTTTGTTCAAGATAAGTACATGATGGTGTGAAGACACGATTTAGTAGGTACCAAACCGAAGATGAAGAATGCATTCAGAATTCGTCACCTATATTTCCAAAGAATGGTCATCCAATTGGATTTGAGAAGAAAAAAACTGCAATTTCTTAATGGATTCAAAGTTGCGTTATGAAGTATATCGATATGTCCTTTTTAACAAGGGAGATAAAGAAGTGGAAAAGTTCATCGAGTAAGATATTTACatattaaacttcatgtatttGATTATTATAAGGTATATGAACATCCATTTATAAAGGCCTAGTAACTTTATTTACACTATTCTTGATTGCAGGGAACATAAGAATTTAATGAGTAATCATAGTAGATCCAATGCATGGGCAAGAGCAATGAATCATAGTCGTGAATTCAGCAGTTGGTttgaacaaaaattttaaaatgttgaAGTATCTCATCATTTAAAATGGCTAGCTAAGGGGCTCAATACTATGGCAAAGAGATATAGTGCATATTTCATCAATGGATATCGGTTTCATACAAAATCTCGTGATTCCCCAAGCAAGTGTCAGAATTCTGGAGTGACTTTATCAGCAACAATGGATAATTTTGCTAGTGCTAGGGACCAAAATCCCATAGATGGAGATATGGTTTATTATGAAGTTATTCAAGATATCCTTGAGATTGATTACTATAGTTGTTTTAATGTTGTATTATTTAGGTGTGATTGGTATCAGAATAAAGTAGATGAGTATGGGTTGACCCGAGTATACTTCAACAAGTTATGTTGTAAAGATGATCCTTTTGTATAGGCACCACAAGTTTATCAAGTTTTTTATATTGCGGATCCAATTGAGAAAGATGTTTATTATGCAAGGAATAAAGTTCCCATAGATTTGTATGATCTAGAGGAAGAGAATTGCCCTAATATAGGAGAAACATTTTAGAGAGAGCCTAATGATGACATTGGTCCCTCAACTAGATTAGATGAGGGTGACTTTAGATGGTCAAGAGAAGATGGAGCCGTTGTTCTTGTTGATATTCCATCTACTGAAGATCATTCAGAAGCTATAGTTGTAGAAACATCGGAAGAGGAGGACGAGTTTGATAATACTGATTGGGATTGGATGGAGGCAGATGATTAGACAAATAAATTCATTTGAATATATGCTCataattattttcatcttttgtgaGTGTTTATTTACTTTTGCATACGTATCTTATATTCATGCTTATGTATATCATTTTAATCATTTTCATTTAGAAATTTATtctaaaatagtttaattttacaGAATTGTCAAAGTCTGATTGAAAGGAATCTACTGAATCATTAAAGAGGATCGTGGTCTCATTGGTAAAATTCCCCTCCCCCCCAACTTTTGATTGTAAAACCATCTTTAGTTTATATTGGCTTGAAGTATGCATTTGAAGCATTtggtatttgttgttgttgttgagttgttCATTTGGTATTAGATGATAACAGTGTTACAAATCCTAGATGTTTATAATCCTTTGGCCTtttggtgtaacatgaaagacaAGTGTAATATCACCTCAGCACACTAGCTCTTCGGATCTAACATTAAGTACCTCTCTCTAACGACTTTATTTACTCATCCTAGATCATATTTTTCTTCAGGAAGACAAGTGTACTAATGGATAACTGAAGCAGGTAATGTCTCATACCTGCCCATAGGAAAATTGATGTGCATTGAAACAGACCAGAAGTTAACTTCCAATGTCGGTGAATTGAAGCAGGTAATGTATCATACCTTTATCCTTTTGTAGTGTTCCTCAAGGAAATTAGTTCTTTAAAATATGTCTATGTATGCTATATTATAGCAAGACTTTGGTCGGTGTTACAAATGCAGTATACAATGCTTCTTTGGACAAGATATAATCATAAATTTGTTCCATATACCTAAATTCAGATTTAACCTCTTATCAGTCTGTAAGTTAACAAAGAAGTTGCAGTGTCTTATTgtattttattctaacttttGTGTTTCTCAGGACCTTTATGCATAATACGTCAAACTTCTTATTTTGATAGTTCTCAAACAAAATGGCGTAGCTAATAGGAAGAAGAAACATATCCTAGAAACATATTCTTTTGAGTGAACACTGTAATGCATCTGCTACTGAACCAAAAATGTTGCCAACACCTCTCATTTTTGAAATATGCAAGTATTATTATCCAAATATTCTGGAAGGTTATTGGAAAAGAGGCATGtcatttttagttttgagcttTCTTGTTTTGGTCAGTTCCATGCAGCTTAAAATAAAACTGCTGCAAATGGGTTAGTCAGGAAAGCTGATATTTCTTCTTTGCagattgttgtttctttattattaCCAATTTACAGAAACCAAAAATTACTTATTGTTCattgatggttgttatttggAATCTCAGTACTTAGCCTATGTTATATTTTTGAACTTGCAGATTAGAGTTGAACAATCATGAATCACCAGAAAGTTAAGAGCTTTGTTTCAGCCGGATCACTAGCAGTATTACGAAACAAACAGATACtagaacagaagaagaagaaggagaagaagaagaagatgaatacAGGTTACGTAAATGCAAAGAAAAATCATCACAAGCAGAAGGAGAAATCAAACAATATTTCAATTAGAGCCAAAGTACAAGAACAAGTGCAATAGGTGATTCAGGATCCTATCTTACTTATAGCACTAGTAGAGGAGCAAGTGCACCAAGAATTGTCAGATTACACCACTCGTGCATCACAACCATCACTCGAACAAGTGCAGCAAGATCAGTCACAACTTCCTAATTTTGAAGCAAATGAACAATCTGGAGAAGGCAAGAATACATAAATTTCAGTTCatactatttcaaaaattatttgcatTCTCGTAATTTTGTAGTTCATATTATTGTAGGACCTTCAAGTAACAAAAGAAAAGAGGCGCTACACAAATGGAAGAAGTACATGGATGAAATGAGCATCAACTAATAGTGCTAAATGAGTTGAATCAGCCTATTGGTCCTACTAAAGCAGTGGTTAGCGAGTTTAGCAGTTTTCTTGGCACTTTGGCAAGGAATGGGACGTTTTGTCCTCTTAATCTTAGTTGGAAAAAATTGAAGACACATGATGATATGTGGAGCTATATCCAGGTTCAAAGTTATCACTATTTTGATTTCTAGTTCAaatcatttcataattttttcattaaccAAATTGCACCAAATTACAGGAGAAATATGACAtttccaaaaatgaaaaaaatgggcTATGAATGCAATTAATTCTGCTTTTCAAGGGTACAAGTGCAGGTTTAAACAAGATCAGTATTATGCCTACCCCAATGATGAAATTCGAATGGCAAAGAGGCCTAAAACTGTTCTAGAACCTATATTTGTGGATTTGCTTCAGTATTGGAACTCCAAAGAAGCTAAGGTATGATATGAATATTGACATATTACTTTGTTCCATAATCACTACttcaatttgttttttaaaattgatcTCTACCAACTGTCTTGAAGGATAAGTCCGACGCTAACAAAAAAAATCGAAAAATGTGGAAGTATCCTCACACCGTTGGCAAAATCAGTTTTGCTCTAATCCGTGAGGTTTGGTGTTCTTTTATATTTCTTACTATGAACTTGTTGACTTGAAGTTTTTAATGTTGACTTGCAtgtaattaggaaaaaaagaatagaaattcTGATGATGTGTCAAACAAGGAATTCTTTGTGGATACTAGAAGAAGAAAATCTAGACGAGTGTACAAGGATTCATCTGAAGATATTACAAATCAAATAGTATGAAATTTTCTAGTTAAAATTTGATCAAGAtcatttgttctttattaaatattgaaTCAACTCAATTTACTTACTCATTTTGGATCTGACATGCAggttgaaatggagagagtagaAACTCAAGAAAGTGAAAATGGTAGTCAATCCGTTGATGCATTCACAAGAGTTATGGTTCCTGATCATCCAGGTCGAGTAAGACTATACGGACGCGAGGTGACCAAGTCTCTTTTGAAACAAAAAGCAAGTGATTCTAGACCCTCTTCAAATATTGCTATGGATGAATTGGTGGAAAAAAGAATGGATGAACTGGAAGAGAGGATACAACAAAGAATGCAGGATCAAAGAGATTCCATTGAACGAGATGTTATAATGAACATCATTATACAATTGCAACGTCAAAATCCAGGATTAACACTTGATCCTAATATGCTAAGATTCAATGAAGGTCtgtctttttttctcttcttcttcttctcgcCCTTTCAAAAAATCAATCATCCACTTTGTCAATCAAAAGAAGTACAATATAGGTAGACGATATACGTATAAGCCTATAAGGAGTCATTGAGAagtcattctttttattttcttgcagATGCGTACTCATAGTTTTCCTCCTGTGTTTTAATATTAATGAAGCTATggatagaaaagaaagaaaaaaatttacatCAGATGATGGGTTTctgtagttttttatttttctgtgaAACTGTGCATAGTCATTGATCTCACTAAGGTGTAGAAGGCCTCGAATCCAAAGTAATGCAGGCCAGTTGCTGTATATCATGGTTGGTTAAGAGCATGGAATTGTTTCCTGAACAACTCTTGAAATACATTGGCCTTTTCTCTatcattttaaataaagaaaaattcaagtatatatGAATCAACCAAGATTTGTTAGCATTTTCTAGTTTAGGAAGTAGGAACAACAAAGTACTGAATGTATCTACTTGTTCGTCTAAGTTCATCTTCTTGAGTTACTAATTAttcctttctctttttgtttttgttccttGATTTAGATTTCGTgaattatatttcttttattaatttgtataaataatttattcatttgctATTaagattgtttatgctttatttataGGTGTTCTTCTATGTTctaattgaaaattaaatatgttgtcatttaagtacaaattgagattattttttctatttttatagatgttcaaaatggaggaggagatgaagaaagtgatgaagaaattgaccttacttgagaaaattttcgaattattgatagatattttagtatcgatctttttgatattga contains:
- the LOC107879172 gene encoding uncharacterized protein LOC107879172, with the protein product MCDDINGLLHDTFRNVEAELGHEEGLPEDAKRFFKLLEDGKQQLYLGCENFSKLSFTIWLFLFKSLHRLSNVAFSDLLVLIKEAFPFAQIPESFNKARNVIRDLGLDYEKIHTCPNDCMLFRKDNEKAENCSVCGTSRWKSIDGVSTNARHPADGQAWKNFDRLYPDFSKDPRNVRLGLSSDGFNSFRTMSISHSTWPVMLMNYNLSPWICLKIEYLMLSMIIPGPSSPVNDIDVYLQPLIDELNELWEPGIKTYDAKTNHTFQIRAALMWTVSDFSALAMLSGWSTKEKLACPSYNKLSHNLDPMHIESNICDTFLGTLLEIDGKSNDHLNSRYDLQEMRIRKELQPVEDSNGNISLAQSSFSMKSEQKRLFCSVLKNVKLPKRCASNISDRVHMKEMKILGYKSHDAHFIMHYLPQVAIRKVFPKNVSLTLIRLGNFFRSICSKVIRPRDLEKLESEIGEITSNLEMMFHPTFLDRMLYFPIHLVNEIKLGGPIHLRWMYFIERSLCNLKALVRNRSCPEASIAEGYLVEECPIFCSR